Proteins co-encoded in one Aspergillus luchuensis IFO 4308 DNA, chromosome 6, nearly complete sequence genomic window:
- a CDS encoding bZIP transcription factor (COG:S;~EggNog:ENOG410Q2D6), producing the protein MSSRLKEGPQKQYTMVEAMNDAPAPRKRGRPRNATDDQQAPERRRRQLRVAQQAYRRRKETTIVNLQSRVQELESGIEKLSESFLSFSNLLFEAGILQNQPSITAALQKITQQYVSLAKRGCDEAEQPAAPADVAPSMSPTLSNTQDIISNYNTLITQLDSLPIIGNTFPPESDLAAQWPDLSQLPPTPPFQEQAILPFGIALSPPNISFSSIASPAPALNFPTILSPDNSLKQGRWTLSHLLVRQCCETGYCLLTSLSGDDPMVKAIFGKQLAINERNCLISGFVAVMHDDTGDTIELRTRVLNSRRNSYSPERLALSSRTWQIVNESGPDEWMDASGVQRLLQQRGIRLQGPGSPLSRSPFNSAPQLNAVSFIKYLSLRTICLGRGPAFRKRDVENAIRLATLEDPWAFNPVYEIP; encoded by the exons ATGTCTTCAAGATTGAAAGAGGGGCCTCAAAAGCAATACACCATGGTCGAAGCAATGAATGACGCGCCCGCGCCTCGCAAGAGAGGCCGGCCACGAAATGCGACGGACGATCAACAAGCTCCCGAG AGACGTAGAAGGCAGCTTCGTGTCGCGCAGCAAGCATATCGCAGGAGAAAGGAGACCACGATCGTCAATCTGCAATCTCGCGTACAGGAACTCGAGTCAGGCATCGAGAAGCTCAGCGAGTCGTTCCTTTCCTTCAGTAATCTTCTGTTCGAGGCTGGGATTCTTCAAAATCAGCCTTCTATCACAGCTGCTCTGCAAAAAATTACACAGCAATACGTGTCGCTTGCCAAAAGGGGCTGCGACGAGGCCGAACAACCTGCAGCCCCGGCGGATGTGGCGCCGTCAATGTCTCCCACGCTTAGCAATACACAAGATATCATATCAAATTACAATACGCTCATAACGCAACTTGATTCATTGCCCATAATCGGTAATACTTTCCCGCCCGAGTCGGACCTCGCGGCTCAATGGCCTGACTTATCACAACTACCCCCTACGCCACCCTTCCAAGAACAAGCAATTCTGCCGTTCGGAATAGCCTTGTCGCCTCCGAatatctccttctcatccatcgcTAGTCCTGCTCCTGCCTTGAATTTCCCGACCATACTATCGCCCGATAATTCATTGAAGCAAGGGCGCTGGACACTCTCACACCTTCTAGTCCGACAATGCTGCGAGACTGGATACTGTCTGTTAACAAGCTTGTCTGGAGACGATCCAATGGTCAAAGCAATCTTCGGGAAACAATTGGCCATCAACGAGCGCAACTGCTTGATCTCCGGATTTGTCGCCGTCATGCACGACGACACAGGAGACACGATTGAGTTGAGGACAAGAGTCCTTAATTCGAGGAGGAACAGCTACTCGCCTGAACGACTCGCCCTTTCCTCGCGAACGTGGCAGATTGTTAATGAATCGGGTCCTgatgagtggatggatgCGAGTGGTGTGCAAAGGCTGCTACAGCAGCGAGGGATTCGTCTTCAGGGCCCGGGCTCGCCCCTCTCCCGTTCCCCGTTCAATTCGGCTCCGCAGCTCAACGCAGTGAGCTTCATTAAAT ATCTTTCCCTCCGCACTATCTGTCTCGGTCGCGGGCCAGCGTTCCGAAAGCGCGATGTCGAAAATGCCATTCGCCTTGCCACTCTTGAAGATCCTTGGGCGTTTAACCCTGTGTACGAAATACCATGA
- a CDS encoding uncharacterized protein (COG:S;~EggNog:ENOG410PWPY;~InterPro:IPR029063,IPR008854;~PFAM:PF05724;~go_function: GO:0008757 - S-adenosylmethionine-dependent methyltransferase activity [Evidence IEA]), with protein sequence MTTPTNIDPKDAQAYWAKYQGDSYLKGWASLWDKGDNLPWDRGFPNPALEDTLVQRAGTIGGPIAQDGERRKALVPGCGRGVDVLLFASFGYDAYGLECSAAAVEACKKEEKVNSSRYRVRDEKAGKGKVTFVQGDFFDDTWLKEIGVPRNGLMSFMITRFSVL encoded by the exons ATGACGACTCCTACCAACATTGATCCCAAGGATGCTCAAGCATATTGGGCCAAATATCAAGGGGACAGTTATCTTAAGGGCTGGGCCTCCCTCTGGGACAAAGGTGATAATTTACCCTGGGATCGTGGCTTCCCCAACCCCGCGCTAGAGGACACCCTGGTCCAGCGAGCTGGCACCATTGGCGGGCCCATCGCCCAGGACGGTGAGAGGCGGAAGGCCCTAGTGCCGGGCTGTGGACGTGGAGTCGACGTGCTCTTATTCGCGAGCTTTGGGTATGACGCCTATGGCCTGGAGTGCAGCGCCGCGGCCGTCGAAGCGtgcaagaaggaggagaaggtgaacaGTAGCCGGTACCGCGTGCGAGATGAGAAAGCTGGCAAAGGGAAGGTCACTTTCGTCCAGGGGGATTTCTTTGATGACACCTGGTTGAAGGAAATTGGAGTGCCTCGAAATGGATTGATGTCATTTATGATTACACG TTTTTCTGTGCTCTGA
- a CDS encoding uncharacterized protein (COG:U;~EggNog:ENOG410QE2A;~InterPro:IPR020846,IPR011701,IPR036259;~PFAM:PF07690;~TransMembrane:14 (i53-79o91-112i119-139o145-166i178-197o209-229i250-270o282-299i320-339o359-381i388-410o416-442i449-473o498-518i);~go_function: GO:0022857 - transmembrane transporter activity [Evidence IEA];~go_process: GO:0055085 - transmembrane transport [Evidence IEA]): MHTMSQAPTFNKPSTPSNQGNNQEEQPNLQQTNSEHEALLPEREPRGPPNAPVVIFCISCITFIGSYLGGLVTVSVPQISSDLHLSPGVELWPVSMFALGTGCTLLISGAISDAVDSKATLLAGCFLQSVSSMACGLAQSGTQLIIFRIISGVAISLCMPSAMSIIAEQFPSGKLRNLAFALMGSGQPIGFGVGLLLGGVFADTVSWRWGFYSAAIANTPVLLLSVWQLPARTSKQQGVSWRNIFFGIDWIGALTASAALALLSYALAVITDNVSKIHESSTIILFCLSIILMSFFAIWQGQQEHRSRPTLIKNSLWKNSAFTCICANVFLIWGAFNAFEQIANFFFQDVQQLSVFSTSVRFIPVTVMGVLTSLVTGMILHRVRADSLINWATILSSLSPLLIAIINPAWTYWRSAFFAMCLNPIAADVLFTVSTILIAGMFPAETQGLAAGVFNTVSQFGRSIGLALVALIANGVTDKYAQSENKESPGALMVGYRAAFWFLFAMNIASLVVSSIGLRKIGNVGRQRSSEV, translated from the exons ATGCATACCATGTCGCAAGCGCCGACTTTCAACAAACCTTCCACTCCATCTAATCAGGGGAATAACCAAGAGGAACAGCCGAACTTGCAGCAAACAAATTCTGAGCATGAGGCTCTCCTGCCGGAAAGAGAGCCACGGGGGCCTCCAAACGCTCCTGTGGTCATATTTTGTATCTCCTGTATCACTTTTATTGGTTCTTATCTAGGTGGCCTTGTCACCGTGTCTGTTCCACAAATCTCCTCGGATCTACACCTAAGTCCTGGAGTGGAGTTATG GCCAGTATCAATGTTCGCCCTGGGAACAGGGTGCACACTCCTCATTTCGGGTGCCATCTCCGATGCGGTAGACAGTAAAGCAACTCTGCTCGCGGGATGCTTTCTACAGAGTGTTTCCTCGATGGCCTGTGGCCTTGCTCAAAGCGGAACCCAACTTATCATCTTCAGAATCATTTCTGGTGTCGCGATTTCACTCTGTATGCCGTCTGCCATGAGCATCATTGCTGAGCAGTTCCCATCAGGAAAGCTCAGGAATCTTGCCTTTGCTCTGATGGGATCGGGTCAACCCATCGGATTCGGTGTCGGACTTCTTCTGGGTGGTGTTTTTGCAGACACTGTGAGCTGGCGCTGGGGCTTTTACAGCGCAGCGATTGCCAATACCCCGGTCTTGCTCCTATCGGTATGGCAATTGCCCGCCAGAACCTCTAAGCAACAGGGTGTTTCATGGCGTAATATCTTCTTTGGGATTGACTGGATCGGAGCTCTTACTGCAAGTGCTGCGCTGGCTCTACTCTCATATGCTTTAGC GGTCATTACAGATAATGTATCAAAGATCCATGAATCAAGCACCATTATACTTTTCTGCCTGTCTATCATTCTCATGTCCTTCTTCGCTATCTGGCAAGGTCAACAAGAGCATCGTTCTCGGCCCACCTTAATCAAGAACTCGTTGTGGAAGAACTCAGCCTTCACCTGCATCTGCGCCAACGTGTTCCTCATCTGGGGTGCCTTCAACGCCTTTGAGCAAATagccaacttcttcttccaggacGTTCAGCAACTCTCGGTATTCAGTACTTCAGTACGCTTCATCCCAGTGACTGTCATGGGCGTACTCACAAGCCTGGTCACTGGCATGATTTTGCATCGAGTGCGCGCAGACTCCCTGATCAACTGGGCCACTATTCTCTCATCCCTCTCGCCGCTGCTCATAGCAATTATCAATCCCGCGTGGACATATTGGCGCAGTGCATTCTTTGCCATGTGCCTCAACCCCATCGCAGCTGATGTTCTATTCACGGTTTCGACCATTCTTATCGCTGGAATGTTTCCTGCGGAAACACAGGGACTGGCTGCCGGTGTATTCAATACAGTGTCGCAGTTCGGTCGAAGCATTGGGCTGGCATTAGTGGCGTTGATCGCAAATGGTGTCACTGATAAGTACGCTCAATCGGAGAACAAGGAGAGTCCGGGGGCATTGATGGTGGGCTATCGGGCGGCGTTTTGGTTCCTTTTTGCGATG
- a CDS encoding uncharacterized protein (InterPro:IPR032675;~antiSMASH:Cluster_6.2) yields MFMPLVHQAFHVHTGSYPRFENVPYLPFIVSATLNTCRYIHIASAIQILSVEDLFVGRIPKTPLPLDSVLLEALLQSLKALPDQVCWWREALEAGREDAWFSILLLQLPNLRKLELKYLDANSPYLQSILSRLTDPNDPLTGLTQLSELNFSPQMPVDCSYLSSFIPFTQLPSIRKIRLVRAIDNYQPPSFTEEGDATDLLDASSLFPILPVYQSYFHSDLTHLTLHGCSTIATLPSLLTRLPKLKSLIYRHYDRGLPQVNTQATTDHTNQNAGISTSMRQASPVAQTQYVATSTPTNILNPVELYQGLTEASCNSLQELWVTVERSLRMKEYERRTQDLPGIPIGDLRVFYSLRQVRIRVDNLLTVVRNGGSPQNGHFSNVWASNNLWDVLPLSLEGLFLEDCDRGILPVLASQLRQVLESQVGMKEYVLFPLMTTVVLQQPIDEVDRVPFVCPPNIPHYSLEAFQLEYNHRKAANDIQPDIYALLMALKKRFTMFDLELKVLDKWDRDETFPM; encoded by the coding sequence ATGTTCATGCCCCTTGTGCACCAAGCGTTCCATGTCCACACAGGCTCTTACCCAAGGTTTGAGAACGTCCCATATCTTCCATTCATCGTCTCTGCCACACTGAACACATGTCGGTATATCCACATTGCATCCGCCATTCAAATCCTTAGCGTAGAGGATCTGTTCGTTGGCCGAATTCCCAAGacgcctcttcctctcgaCTCCGTGCTCCTCGAAGCCCTCTTGCAATCTCTCAAGGCACTTCCTGACCAGGTATGCTGGTGGCGCGAAGCACTGGAAGCCGGCCGTGAAGATGCATGGTTCTCCATTCTGCTGCTCCAACTGCCCAATTTGCGCAAGCTGGAGCTCAAATACCTCGACGCAAATTCGCCATACCTGCAGTCCATTCTATCGCGGCTGACTGACCCAAATGACCCTCTCACAGGTCTTACCCAGCTATCAGAGCTGAACTTCAGCCCTCAGATGCCTGTTGACTGCTCATATCTATCTAGCTTCATACCGTTTACCCAGCTCCCTTCAATACGGAAGATTCGCCTCGTTAGAGCCATTGATAACTACCAACCCCCATCATTCacagaagaaggcgatgcaACCGACTTGCTTGACGCATCATCTCTTTTCCCGATCCTTCCGGTGTATCAATCTTATTTCCACTCCGACCTAACGCACCTTACCCTCCACGGCTGCTCCACCATTGCAACACTCCCAAGCCTCCTTACACGCCTCCCCAAGCTCAAGTCCCTCATCTACCGCCATTACGACAGAGGACTCCCACAAGTCAATACGCAAGCAACCACCGACCATACCAACCAGAATGCTGGGATCAGTACCTCAATGCGCCAGGCATCACCCGTTGCTCAAACACAGTATGTCGCTACTTCAACACCGACCAATATCTTGAACCCAGTTGAGCTGTACCAGGGTCTGACTGAAGCGTCGTGCAACTCTCTTCAAGAACTCTGGGTGACTGTCGAGAGATCTCTCCGTATGAAGGAATACGAGAGACGTACGCAGGACCTTCCAGGAATCCCTATCGGGGACCTAAGGGTATTTTACTCGCTACGGCAGGTGCGGATTCGTGTGGATAATCTCCTAACAGTGGTGCGGAATGGTGGCAGTCCCCAAAACGGCCATTTCTCCAATGTCTGGGCGAGTAATAATCTATGGGATGTCTTACCTTTGAGTCTGGAAGGACTGTTTCTGGAGGATTGTGATCGGGGAATATTGCCTGTGCTAGCGAGCCAACTGAGGCAGGTATTGGAGAGTCAGGTAGGAATGAAGGAGTATGTGTTGTTCCCTCTGATGACAACTGTCGTGTTGCAGCAGCCGATCGATGAGGTGGACCGCGTGCCTTTCGTGTGTCCACCGAATATACCCCACTATTCCCTGGAGGCGTTTCAGCTGGAATACAATCATCGGAAGGCCGCGAATGATATTCAGCCGGATATATACGCTCTCTTGATGGCGTTAAAGAAGAGATTTACTATGTTTGATCTGGAACTGAAGGTGCTTGATAAATGGGACAGAGACGAGACTTTCCCTATGTAG
- a CDS encoding NAD(P)/FAD-dependent oxidoreductase (COG:O;~EggNog:ENOG410PM9H;~InterPro:IPR023753,IPR036188;~PFAM:PF07992;~SMCOG1176:alkyl hydroperoxide reductase subunit;~antiSMASH:Cluster_6.2;~go_function: GO:0016491 - oxidoreductase activity [Evidence IEA];~go_process: GO:0055114 - oxidation-reduction process [Evidence IEA]), translated as MPADLVDVLIIGGGPAGLTAALTLARQLHTAILFDNQSYRNGNSSFMHMIPTWDHKDPAQFREKARQEILSNYSTIRLENATIAKAEKKDDGLFKVTDENGSSWEGRKLILATGSQDIFPPIPGYADAWGKRIFHCLFCKGYEDRSAKRAGVLAIQSAANVPMAMHQAENAAQLAEQVTIYTNGQEALNSQLAATLADKGSKTVFKVDNREITGVSLNGDDLSNPVSVQVQLADGSQVEEAFLVHNPDTQVKSALATQLGLDLAPSFVPGTGDIAAAAPFYQTNIRGVFAAGDCMTPYKVVAGAISSGCNAAVAASAQLLAEKHGHQPLF; from the exons ATGCCTGCCGACCTTGTCGATGTTCTCATCATTGGCGGCGGCCCCGCTGGCCTAACAGCAGCCCTCACTCTTGCACGACAATTACACACAGCGATCCTCTTCGATAATCAGTCCTACCGCAACGGCAATTCCTCCTTTATGCACATGATCCCAACATGGGATCACAAAGATCCTGCTCAATTCCGAGAGAAGGCTCGCCAGGAGATCCTCTCGAACTATTCCACCATTCGCCTGGAGAATGCAACTATCGcaaaggcggagaagaaagacgaCGGTCTTTTCAAAGTAACAGATGAGAATGGGAGTtcttgggaaggaaggaaattgATCCTTGCCACTGGATCCCAGGACATTTTCCCACCCATTCCCGGTTATGCTGATGCCTGGGGAAAGCGCAT CTTCCACTGTCTCTTCTGCAAAGGATACGAGGACCGCAGTGCAAAGCGAGCAGGCGTTCTAGCCATCCAGTCCGCCGCAAATGTGCCGATGGCGATGCATCAGGCGGAAAATGCTGCCCAGCTGGCCGAGCAGGTTACCATCTATACCAATGGACAAGAGGCCCTTAACTCCCAGTTGGCTGCTACCTTAGCCGATAAGGGCAGCAAAACAGTGTTCAAGGTCGACAATCGTGAAATAACCGGTGTGTCGCTCAATGGGGACGATCTGAGTAATCCAGTCTCTGTTCAGGTCCAGCTTGCCGATGGTAGCCAGGTCGAAGAAGCTTTTCTCGTTCATAACCCTGACACGCAGGTCAAGAGTGCCCTCGCTACTCAGTTGGGTCTGGACCTCGCACCTAGTTTTGTTCCCGGCACGGGCGATATAGCTGCCGCAGCCCCTTTCTATCAGACCAACATCCGGGGCGTGTTTGCTGCGGGCGACTGTATGACTCCGTACAAGGTGGTTGCGGGCGCCATTTCTAGTGGATGCAATGCGGCTGTTGCGGCTTCAGCGCAGCTGCTCGCGGAGAAGCATGGCCACCAGCCGCTTTTCTAA
- a CDS encoding uncharacterized protein (COG:S;~EggNog:ENOG410PWPY) → MEHLSHPGEKISYNDKGLVDADPLREPSKAGLERVAYWQPERTHTVGKDKNGVIHDRVSIWCRRD, encoded by the coding sequence ATGGAGCATCTGAGCCACCCCGGTGAGAAGATCTCCTACAACGATAAGGGTCTTGTCGACGCGGACCCGTTGCGAGAGCCCAGCAAGGCGGGCCTGGAGAGAGTGGCGTACTGGCAGCCAGAGCGCACACACACTGTGGGCAAGGATAAGAATGGGGTGATCCATGACAGAGTCTCTATTTGGTGTCGACGTGACTAG
- a CDS encoding uncharacterized protein (antiSMASH:Cluster_6.2) has protein sequence MAAPTQSHNALPDGFSVTTITLDLNRAEFKRFLHASQDVPGTKEYWSAPPTSILWLSCHPHNSYYDKDGKGWEAIERKHVATLIRAFTNIRAKFPTLQPVYGVIAIGVDLRLYRERLNTENEAENGKLAVEQFWFNEKNVFHDFNDIEIVKQWMSSIPLNFEPDTRLKSDLKELYGWDPIFIDLLGMSWLDSD, from the coding sequence ATGGCAGCCCCCACCCAATCCCATAACGCCTTACCCGATGGCTTCAGTGTCACTACTATCACTCTTGACCTGAATCGCGCGGAGTTCAAACGGTTTCTACACGCCAGCCAAGACGTGCCCGGAACGAAAGAGTATTGGTCGGCTCCCCCAACCTCCATTCTTTGGCTCAGCTGTCATCCCCACAATTCTTACTACGACAAGGACGGCAAGGGCTGGGAGGCTATCGAGAGAAAACATGTTGCGACGCTGATCCGCGCCTTTACAAACATCCGAGCGAAATTCCCGACTCTCCAACCGGTATACGGTGTTATAGCCATTGGGGTGGATCTGCGACTGTACAGGGAGAGGCTGAACACAGAGAATGAAGCCGAGAATGGAAAGCTTGCGGTGGAGCAGTTCTGGTTCAACGAAAAGAACGTTTTTCACGATTTTAACGACATCGAAATCGTGAAGCAGTGGATGTCATCCATCCCTCTCAACTTTGAGCCGGATACACGTCTTAAGTCTGACCTTAAGGAACTCTATGGTTGGGATCCCATTTTCATCGACTTGTTGGGTATGTCTTGGCTGGATTCAGATTGA
- a CDS encoding uncharacterized protein (antiSMASH:Cluster_6.2), with the protein MLSDIISEAYASDRSLPPGLILLDTSFIHALDSLTPESASVPPVDHMFCSPFVGMGVEQITDVITNTCQKKTLRKVEVGKTLDWHSSRVPWRDANVVAAKWTRGYASGMITSDCY; encoded by the exons ATGCTCTCTGATATAATTAGCGAAGCATACGCGAGCGACCGAAGTCTTCCCCCCGGTCTGATACTCTTAGACACCAGCTTTATACACGCCCTCGATTCCCTGACTCCCGAGTCAGCCAGTGTTCCCCCAGTCGACCACATGTTCTGCTCGCCTTTCGTGGGAATGGGTGTCGAGCAGATAACGGACGTTATAACCAATACCTGCCAGAAAA AAACACTCCGAAAAGTTGAAGTTGGCAAAACATTGGATTGGCATAGTTCTCGGGTTCCATGGAGAGATGCGAACGTTGTGGCTGCCAAGTGGACTCGCGGATACGCTTCTGGTATGATCACCAGTGATTGCTATTGA
- a CDS encoding uncharacterized protein (COG:S;~EggNog:ENOG410PT3K;~antiSMASH:Cluster_6.2), giving the protein MLQNTFMRSAQRTAYSSRNMSSFTQPVPVVACGRIPAMGKSISQHLLPEYEVIHFILSYEAAEAELPHLLAGRDPQSRSPNEIGTHDYSRPPRAVIFGRGYEPQQVEELKQKFAGVTKEPVAWVRGNPADLPAGAAGPEYAQNVAADMKKVLKKWRDGGGKEEEILVY; this is encoded by the exons ATGCTCCAAAATACCTTCATGCGCAGCGCACAGCGTACAGCGTACAGCTCTCGCAACATGTCTTCATTCACTCAGCCAGTGCCAGTAGTTGCCTGCGGCAGAATACCCGCGATGGGGAAATCAATCTCCCAGCACCTACTGCCTGAATACGAAG TCATCCACTTCATCCTGTCATATGAGGCTGCAGAGGCTGAACTCCCGCATCTGCTTGCAGGTCGCGATCCTCAGTCTCGGAGTCCCAATGAAATAGGAACCCACGATTACAGCCGGCCTCCTCGCGCGGTAATATTTGGTCGCGGCTATGAGCCTCAGCAGGTTGAAGAGCTTAAGCAGAAATTCGCGGGTGTTACCAAAGAACCTGTTGCTTGGGTGAGGGGGAACCCAGCGGACTTGCCTGCCGGGGCCGCTGGGCCTGAGTATGCTCAGAATGTCGCGGCGGATATGAAGAAGGTGCTTAAAAAATGGAGGGAcgggggaggaaaggaggaggagattttGGTGTACTAG